A stretch of Rhea pennata isolate bPtePen1 unplaced genomic scaffold, bPtePen1.pri scaffold_32, whole genome shotgun sequence DNA encodes these proteins:
- the LOC134154557 gene encoding olfactory receptor 14C36-like, translated as MSNSSSLSEFLLLVYADTWELQLLHFWLFLGIYLAALLGNGLIITAVACDHRLHTPMYFFLLNLSILDLGSISTTVPKSMANSLWNTRAITYSGCAAEVFLVFFLFSAEHSLLTVMAYDRYVAICRPLHYGTIMDSRACVRMAASAWASGFLNALLHTGNTFSLPLCQGNTVDQFFCEISQILQLSCADSYLRGVELLGIISCLVFGCFIFIVLSYVQIFIAVLRIPSEQGRQKAFSMCLPHLAVVSLFLSTVMFAYLKPPSLSSPVLDLVLAVLYAVVPPTVNPLIYSMRHKELQEAVRKLYQLVLVEQQ; from the coding sequence atgtccaacagcagctccctcagtgagttcctcctcctggtgTACGCTGACACATGGGaactgcagctcttgcacttctggctcttcctgggcatctacctggctgctctcctgggcaacggcctcatcatcacagccgtAGCCTGTGACCACCGCCTtcacacccccatgtacttcttcctcctcaacctctccatcctcgaccttggctccatctccaccactgtccctaaatccatggccaattccctctgGAACACCAGGGCCATTacctactcaggatgtgctgcagaggtcttcctggttttcttcttgttttcagcagagcactctctcctcactgtcatggcctacGACCGCTATGTTGCCATATGCAGACCCCTGCACTATGGCACAATAATGGACAGCAGAGCAtgtgtcagaatggcagcatctgcctgggccagtggatttctcaatgctctcctgcacactggaaacacattttcactaccgctctgccaaggcaacacagtggaccagttcttctgtgaaatttccCAGATCCTCCAGCTCTCCTGTGcagactcctacctcagggGAGTTGAGCTTCTTGGGATTATTAGCTGTTTAGTGTTtggatgtttcattttcattgtgctgtcctacgtgcagatcttcattgctgtgctgaggattccctctgagcagggccggcaaaaagccttttccatgtgcctcccacacctggctgtggtctccctgtttCTCAGCACCGTCAtgtttgcctacctgaagccaccttctctctcctccccagttCTGGATTTGGTGCTGGCTGTTCTGTACgcagtggtgcctccaacagtaaaccccctcatctacagcatgaggcACAAGGAGCTtcaggaggcagtgaggaaacTGTATCAGCTGGTACTAGTTGAGCAGCAATGA